From a region of the Triticum aestivum cultivar Chinese Spring chromosome 7D, IWGSC CS RefSeq v2.1, whole genome shotgun sequence genome:
- the LOC123163747 gene encoding SNF2 domain-containing protein ENL1-like, which yields MASEPQSSSDGDHPDLKEVDGAVDLEMEDPTGGSSGAGRLLYKLPARISGMLYPHQRQGLGWLWFLHCRVTGGVVGDDMGLGKTMQISAFLAGLFHSGLIRRVLVVVPKTPVTHWIKELTLVGLKSKISDCSGPNANVRNSELQRAVKEGGVVLTTYDIVRINYKLIRGDFYHEADDDEERNLWDYVVLDEAHQIKNPKTQRFQSICDIPCVHRIAISGTPIQNNLKVLPEKLLQSYSNLIPLYDQYVPIAILFYQCKFRERYENAINRGNEKDATNREKHIGSEVAKKLRERIKPYFLRRMKGEVSLDIGSTNGKTLGKKNELIIWLKLTDCQRQLYEAFLKSDILNTMRPPLPHITILKKICDHPLMLTKIAAEGILEGMEDMDGKLNDHDMVRLEKMALNLAGMSYDDDDDDDDDALQVGHEISCKLSFIMSLLRNLLEEGHHVLIFSQTRKMLNLVQQVISVEGYKFFRIDGTTKISERERIVKDFQEGSGTPIFLLTTKVGGLGLTLTKADRVIVVDPAWNPRMQVLLVLTQSSYSQCRQSGCRSCLSNWTDKRCDCIPLDAATVEEKIYRMQVFKWGLFRTATEQKEQTRYFNQRDIQELLSLPAQGFDISPTQKQLQKEHEQQLDMDESLRQHIEFLEQQGIAGVSHHSLLYSKTEVLPALSENDHAPDRDAHAVKPNSDVRAEDINRLTQTLANTALASVLPDRDGEEKTQGGLDDDKLTVVAAEST from the exons ATGGCGTCCGAACCCCAATCGTCCTCGGACGGCGACCACCCAGACCTGAAGGAAGTCGATGGTGCGGTGGACTTGGAGATGGAGGATCCCACCGGCGGAAGCAGCGGCGCCGGCAGGCTGCTGTACAAGCTTCCGGCGAGGATATCAGGGATGCTTTATCCCCACCAGCGCCAGGGGCTTGGCTGGCTTTGGTTTTTGCATTGCAGGGTGACTGGTGGCGTCGTCGGCGATGACATGGGACTGGGGAAGACCATGCAG ATTTCTGCATTCCTAGCCGGATTGTTCCATTCAGGTTTAATCAGGAGAGTGTTGGTTGTCGTTCCAAAGACACCTGTGACTCATTGGATCAAAGAACTTACACTTGTTGGCCTCAAAAGCAAGATCAGCGA CTGCTCTGGTCCCAACGCAAATGTTCGCAACTCTGAGCTCCAACGCGCAGTTAAG GAGGGCGGTGTAGTATTGACAACATATGACATTGTCCGGATAAATTACAAGCTGATAAGGGGTGACTTCTACCATGAAGCCGATGATGATGAGGAGAGAAACCTATGGGACTATGTTGTTCTTGATGAGGCACATCAAATCAAAAACCCTAAGACACAAAGATTCCAAAGCATATGTGACATACCATGTGTCCATCGGATTGCCATTAGTGGCACACCTATACAAAATAACTTGAAGGTACTACCTGAAAAGCTCCTACAGTCCTACTCTAATTTAATACCACTATATGATCAATATGTCCCCATTGCGATATTGTTTTACCAATGCAA GTTTAGAGAAAGGTATGAAAATGCTATCAATCGAGGAAATGAAAAGGATGCCACCAATCGAGAGAAGCACATTGGCTCAGAGGTAGCTAAG AAATTAAGAGAACGGATAAAGCCCTATTTTTTGCGTCGTATGAAAGGTGAAGTGTCCCTTGATATTGGCTCAACAAATGGGAAAACACTTGGTAAGAAGAATGAGCTAATTATCTGGCTGAAATTAACAGATTGCCAG AGGCAACTATATGAAGCTTTTCTGAAGAGTGATATACTTAATACAATGCGACCTCCCTTGCCTCACATCACG ATATTGAAGAAAATATGTGATCACCCACTGATGCTGACAAAGATAGCCGCTGAGGGCATCTTGGAAGGCATGGAAGACATGGACGGAAAGTTGAATGATCATGATATGGTGAGGCTTGAAAAAATGGCTCTGAACCTTGCTGGTATGTcctatgatgatgatgacgatgatgatgatgatgcgctgCAAGTCGGGCATGAAATCTCATGCAAACTATCTTTCATCATGTCCTTGTTG CGAAATCTTCTTGAAGAGGGACACCATGTTCTAATTTTTTCGCAGACTCGCAAGATGCTAAACCTTGTTCAG CAAGTTATATCAGTAGAGGGCTACAAGTTTTTTCGCATCGATGGTACAACCAAGATTTCAGAGAGGGAAAGGATTGTGAAG GATTTCCAGGAGGGTTCTGGAACTCCAATATTTTTACTGACTACCAAAGTCGGTGGTCTTGGACTTACACTCACCAAGGCAGATCGCGTCATAGTAGTCGACCCTGCTTGGAATCCAAG GATGCAAGTTCTCTTAGTTCTAACACAATCTTCGTATTCACAGTGTCGACAGTCAGGCTGTCGATCGTGCTTATCGAATTGGACAGACAAAAGATGTGATTGTATACCGCTTGATGCTGCAACTGTTGAAGAAAAGATATATAGAATGCAG GTCTTCAAGTGGGGTTTGTTTAGGACAGCCACTGAGCAGAAAGAACAAACACGCTACTTCAACCAGAGG GACATTCAGGAGCTTCTTAGCCTACCGGCACAAGGTTTTGACATCTCCCCTACGCAAAAGCAATTGCAAAAAGAGCATGAACAGCAGCTTGACAT GGATGAGTCACTGAGGCAGCACATAGAGTTTCTAGAGCAGCAAGGAATAGCCGGTGTGAGCCACCACAGCCTCCTGTATTCCAAGACAGAGGTCTTGCCAGCTTTGAGCGAAAATGATCATGCACCGGACAG GGATGCGCATGCCGTTAAGCCAAATTCAGATGTCCGTGCCGAAGATATCAACCGGCTGACGCAAACCCTTGCGAACACG GCACTGGCGTCCGTGCTGCCGGACCGTGACGGTGAGGAAAAGACACAAGGTGGTTTGGATGATGACAAGCTGACGGTGGTCGCTGCTGAGTCGACATGA